TCTTCATTGCGGGGTATAATATCTGCTGTGTGTTCATGTATCCAAAAGGGAGTAGGCGACGAAAGTGATCCATTCGAGGTGATTTCCTTTGGAGAAGCTTTCACCAAGTGTCGGCTTCCCTTGCAAATTTCAGATAACCTAACTTGATTGccagtttctttgtttttagcTTTCACTCTCCCAGAAAGAAAAGACAATAGTGAGTCAGCAGCTAATCCATTATCTTCCTTTGAGAAAGACACACTCTTTGAATTTATTGTTTTGCTGCCGAGGCAAGTCTTGGAGGGTTCAGTCTCAAAGCAGGAGCTTGTCTTATTTTTCACGTTCTTCCTGTTATTATCTCTCTCCTGTACAAATACAGAGGACAATAATCTATCTTTTGTTAGGGTATTGCAAATTCCTTCCTTCTCTCCCATTGGGAGTTTTGTGTAAAGGAATTCCTGGTTACTAGGCTGAGCTACATCTTGATTGAATCTTACAGATGCATCTAAAAAGGAAGCTTCAaattcatcttcatcatcaacAAGTTTTGACCTTAATGATGACAAGGCAAACTGCCTACAATCTTTCTCatccttttcattttgtttaaacTTCTCTGTTTTGTGTACTCTTGTGTTGATAGTCATTTCTCTAGTTTTGCCAACTGTCAAAGTACGATCTTCAGTTTCTTCATaaccttttctttcttgctgCCAGCTTTCATCAAGTAGAGCCACTGAGGAAAATGATTGATCAATTATTGCTGCTGGCTTAGCAGTTGGTGAGATGCCAGACAATTCATAAACCCCAGGGATTTGATGGTTGGTACCTGGCATTTGATCATGAACCCCTGGGATATGTCCATCCGGGCTTGCAAAATACCATGATATATCTCCATCACCATCACCATCATTGCCACTTGCATTGCAATCATCATAGTCGCTGCTTCTAAACTCCTTTGATTCATCTTTAAGAACATGGGACTCACACACTGTAAATGCACCTTTGTcagcaataatttcagcttCAAAATGTTCGGCAGCTGTGTGATTTTGCAAAGCTGTAATTACAGGAAGTGACAATTCTTGCAAGATCTCCTCACACATACTGAGGGCTTCCTCAAAAAGTTGCACAATGACCGGAACAGGAATACCCTGAAAGGTACCAAGGGCAACACTAAATGCGACAATGAATCaaactgaaataataataatattattattacaaaccCCCCTGCTTATCAGTCCAGGGAGCTAataacaatgattattattacaaaGCCTGCAGCTCAAAACAGCCTTGCCAAAGGAACATATAAGGCCT
The nucleotide sequence above comes from Acropora muricata isolate sample 2 chromosome 12, ASM3666990v1, whole genome shotgun sequence. Encoded proteins:
- the LOC136892259 gene encoding uncharacterized protein isoform X6, which encodes MCEEILQELSLPVITALQNHTAAEHFEAEIIADKGAFTVCESHVLKDESKEFRSSDYDDCNASGNDGDGDGDISWYFASPDGHIPGVHDQMPGTNHQIPGVYELSGISPTAKPAAIIDQSFSSVALLDESWQQERKGYEETEDRTLTVGKTREMTINTRVHKTEKFKQNEKDEKDCRQFALSSLRSKLVDDEDEFEASFLDASVRFNQDVAQPSNQEFLYTKLPMGEKEGICNTLTKDRLLSSVFVQERDNNRKNVKNKTSSCFETEPSKTCLGSKTINSKSVSFSKEDNGLAADSLLSFLSGRVKAKNKETGNQVRLSEICKGSRHLVKASPKEITSNGSLSSPTPFWIHEHTADIIPRNEDCRRTGLNRAHLLDPSFGASASLVTYITDLRAQDVGRPVTIETYELGWMPVIVGRKKDPLVDDGVQMCQYILVRNDTTNDTCPDDFISPLQTVLLCGPSKNVLCDMEERFWNSICRLKNALCCGRVLPGAGVPEIACIRRLTAEQHESAKVSRPLSGWLEGGMEHLRPLVYAAFAEGFKEFLASVITNSGHFTSLHGVSTHVEYLIKEGLSLNSHGSIGTKTFESTHNQPGVLADVTREHTDLSSRETTQNFPENLNHNVTFEDKSREVETLVWDNYTAKKEAWKRAVGIVRVLLQTDMLVQTGLNAAENEAELL
- the LOC136892259 gene encoding uncharacterized protein isoform X5, translating into MTGFWSKAAQDLQYQGIPVPVIVQLFEEALSMCEEILQELSLPVITALQNHTAAEHFEAEIIADKGAFTVCESHVLKDESKEFRSSDYDDCNASGNDGDGDGDISWYFASPDGHIPGVHDQMPGTNHQIPGVYELSGISPTAKPAAIIDQSFSSVALLDESWQQERKGYEETEDRTLTVGKTREMTINTRVHKTEKFKQNEKDEKDCRQFALSSLRSKLVDDEDEFEASFLDASVRFNQDVAQPSNQEFLYTKLPMGEKEGICNTLTKDRLLSSVFVQERDNNRKNVKNKTSSCFETEPSKTCLGSKTINSKSVSFSKEDNGLAADSLLSFLSGRVKAKNKETGNQVRLSEICKGSRHLVKASPKEITSNGSLSSPTPFWIHEHTADIIPRNEDCRRTGLNRAHLLDPSFGASASLVTYITDLRAQDVGRPVTIETYELGWMPVIVGRKKDPLVDDGVQMCQYILVRNDTTNDTCPDDFISPLQTVLLCGPSKNVLCDMEERFWNSICRLKNALCCGRVLPGAGVPEIACIRRLTAEQHESAKVSRPLSGWLEGGMEHLRPLVYAAFAEGFKEFLASVITNSGHFTSLHGVSTHVEYLIKEGLSLNSHGSIGTKTFESTHNQPGVLADVTREHTDLSSRETTQNFPENLNHNVTFEDKSREVETLVWDNYTAKKEAWKRAVGIVRVLLQTDMLVQTGLNAAENEAELL
- the LOC136892259 gene encoding uncharacterized protein isoform X3 — its product is MADEFREFITSQNSNNLLVARAVASSVKTLLGPQHSLKCVLSEEDAVMCSSTSKLLQFIDIQHPAGFIINDVCQGQFKKFRTNCKTLVCMTGFWSKAAQDLQYQGIPVPVIVQLFEEALSMCEEILQELSLPVITALQNHTAAEHFEAEIIADKGAFTVCESHVLKDESKEFRSSDYDDCNASGNDGDGDGDISWYFASPDGHIPGVHDQMPGTNHQIPGVYELSGISPTAKPAAIIDQSFSSVALLDESWQQERKGYEETEDRTLTVGKTREMTINTRVHKTEKFKQNEKDEKDCRQFALSSLRSKLVDDEDEFEASFLDASVRFNQDVAQPSNQEFLYTKLPMGEKEGICNTLTKDRLLSSVFVQERDNNRKNVKNKTSSCFETEPSKTCLGSKTINSKSVSFSKEDNGLAADSLLSFLSGRVKAKNKETGNQVRLSEICKGSRHLVKASPKEITSNGSLSSPTPFWIHEHTADIIPRNEDCRRTGLNRAHLLDPSFGASASLVTYITDLRAQDVGRPVTIETYELGWMPVIVGRKKDPLVDDGVQMCQYILVRNDTTNDTCPDDFISPLQTVLLCGPTEQHESAKVSRPLSGWLEGGMEHLRPLVYAAFAEGFKEFLASVITNSGHFTSLHGVSTHVEYLIKEGLSLNSHGSIGTKTFESTHNQPGVLADVTREHTDLSSRETTQNFPENLNHNVTFEDKSREVETLVWDNYTAKKEAWKRAVGIVRVLLQTDMLVQTGLNAAENEAELL
- the LOC136892259 gene encoding uncharacterized protein isoform X4 → MADEFREFITSQNSNNLLVARAVASSVKTLLGPQHSLKCVLSEEDAVMCSSTSKLLQFIDIQHPAGFIINDVCQGQFKKFRTNCKTLVCMTGFWSKAAQDLQYQGIPVPVIVQLFEEALSMCEEILQELSLPVITALQNHTAAEHFEAEIIADKGAFTVCESHVLKDESKEFRSSDYDDCNASGNDGDGDGDISWYFASPDGHIPGVHDQMPGTNHQIPGVYELSGISPTAKPAAIIDQSFSSVALLDESWQQERKGYEETEDRTLTVGKTREMTINTRVHKTEKFKQNEKDEKDCRQFALSSLRSKLVDDEDEFEASFLDASVRFNQDVAQPSNQEFLYTKLPMGEKEGICNTLTKDRLLSSVFVQERDNNRKNVKNKTSSCFETEPSKTCLGSKTINSKSVSFSKEDNGLAADSLLSFLSGRVKAKNKETGNQVRLSEICKGSRHLVKASPKEITSNGSLSSPTPFWIHEHTADIIPRNEDCRRTGLNRAHLLDPSFGASASLVTYITDLRAQDVGRPVTIETYELGWMPVIVGRKKDPLVDDGVQMCQYILVRNDTTNDTCPDDFISPLQTVLLCGPKQHESAKVSRPLSGWLEGGMEHLRPLVYAAFAEGFKEFLASVITNSGHFTSLHGVSTHVEYLIKEGLSLNSHGSIGTKTFESTHNQPGVLADVTREHTDLSSRETTQNFPENLNHNVTFEDKSREVETLVWDNYTAKKEAWKRAVGIVRVLLQTDMLVQTGLNAAENEAELL
- the LOC136892259 gene encoding uncharacterized protein isoform X7, with translation MADEFREFITSQNSNNLLVARAVASSVKTLLGPQHSLKCVLSEEDAVMCSSTSKLLQFIDIQHPAGFIINDVCQGQFKKFRTNCKTLVCMTGFWSKAAQDLQYQGIPVPVIVQLFEEALSMCEEILQELSLPVITALQNHTAAEHFEAEIIADKGAFTVCESHVLKDESKEFRSSDYDDCNASGNDGDGDGDISWYFASPDGHIPGVHDQMPGTNHQIPGVYELSGISPTAKPAAIIDQSFSSVALLDESWQQERKGYEETEDRTLTVGKTREMTINTRVHKTEKFKQNEKDEKDCRQFALSSLRSKLVDDEDEFEASFLDASVRFNQDVAQPSNQEFLYTKLPMGEKEGICNTLTKDRLLSSVFVQERDNNRKNVKNKTSSCFETEPSKTCLGSKTINSKSVSFSKEDNGLAADSLLSFLSGRVKAKNKETGNQVRLSEICKGSRHLVKASPKEITSNGSLSSPTPFWIHEHTADIIPRNEDCRRTGLNRAHLLDPSFGASASLVTYITDLRAQDVGRPVTIETYELGWMPVIVGRKKDPLVDDGVQMCQYILVRNDTTNDTCPDDFISPLQTVLLCGPSKNVLCDMEERFWNSICRLKNALCCGRVLPGAGVPEIACIRRLTGRCFDSCISVVPEHPSGEALQNLMQNSMSPRRCLGLFQDG